From a single Thermothielavioides terrestris NRRL 8126 chromosome 1, complete sequence genomic region:
- a CDS encoding glycoside hydrolase family 7 protein (CAZy_ID 269915): MSWQKCSSGGSCTTVQGEVVIDSNWRWVHDKNGYTNCYTGNEWNTTICSDAKSCAANCALDGADYSGTYGVTTSGNALTLKFVTKGSYSTNIGSRLYMMASSTKYQMFTLLGNEFTFDVDVSKLGCGLNGALYFVAMDEDGGMSKYSANKAGAKYGTGYCDAQCPRDLKFINGQANSAQWTPSSNDQNAGVGQYGSCCAEMDIWYANSISAAVTPHPCETVEQHQCEGDSCGGTYSGDRYGGDCDPDGCDFNAYRQGVKDFYGPSMTVDTTKKFTVVTQFIKGSDGELSEIKRFYVQDGKVIENANSTIPNNPGNSITPDFCKAQKVAFGDRDVFNEKGGFPQFSKAVQTPMVLVMSLWDDHYANMLWLDSTYPVDADPSEPGKARGTCDTSSGVPKDVEANQASNQVIYSNIKFGPIGSTFKQS; the protein is encoded by the exons ATGTCTTGGCAGAAGTGCAGCTCCGGCGGCTCCTGCACGACCGTGCAGGGCGAGGTTGTCATCGACTCCAACTGGCGCTGGGTCCATGACAAGAATGGCTACACCAACTGCTACACGGGCAACGAGTGGAACACGACCATCTGCTCCGACGCCAAGTCGTGCGCCGCTAACTGCGCTCTGGACGGTGCCGACTACTCGGGCACTTATGGTGTCACGACCAGTGGCAATGCCCTCACCCTCAAATTTGTTACCAAGGGCTCCTACT CCACCAACATCGGCTCCCGCCTGTACATGATGGCCAGCTCGACCAAGTATCAGATGTTCACGCTGCTCGGGAATGAGTTCACGTTTGATGTGGACGTCTCGAAACTTGG TTGCGGTCTCAACGGCGCTCTGTACTTCGTTGCcatggacgaggacggtGGCATGTCCAAGTACTCGGCCAACAAGGCTGGCGCCAAGTACGGCACTGGCTACTGCGATGCGCAATGCCCGCGCGACCTGAAGTTCATCAACGGCCAGGCGAACTCTGCTCAGTGGACTCCCTCGTCCAACGACCAGAACGCCGGTGTCGGCCAGTACGGCTCTTGCTGCGCAGAGATGGATATCTGGTAC GCCAACTCTatctcggcggccgtgaCTCCTCACCCCTGCGAAACAGTTGAGCAGCACCAGTGCGAGGGCGATAGCTGTGGCGGCACCTACTCCGGCGACCGCTATGGTGGCGACTGCGACCCCGACGGCTGCGACTTCAATGCCTACCGCCAGGGTGTCAAGGACTTCTACGGCCCCAGCATGACGGTCGACACGACCAAGAAGTTCACCGTGGTCACCCAGTTCATCAAGGGCAGCGATGGCGAGCTCTCTGAGATCAAGCGCTTCTACGTTCAGGACGGAAAGGTGATTGAGAACGCCAACAGCACGATCCCCAACAACCCGGGCAACAGCATCACGCCCGACTTCTGCAAGGCCCAGAAGGTGGCCTTTGGCGACCGCGACGTCTTCAACGAGAAGGGCGGCTTCCCCCAGTTCAGCAAGGCCGTCCAGACCCCGATGGTGCTGGTCATGTCGCTGTGGGACGACCACTACGCCAACATGCTCTGGCTCGACTCGACCTAccccgtcgacgccgacccgAGCGAGCCCGGCAAGGCCCGCGGCACCTGCGACACCAGCTCGGGCGTGCCCAAGGACGTCGAGGCCAACCAGGCCAGCAACCAGGTCATCTACT CGAACATCAAGTTCGGCCCCATCGGCTCGACCTTCAAGCAGTCGTAA